The Bartonella birtlesii IBS 325 genome has a window encoding:
- a CDS encoding helix-turn-helix transcriptional regulator, whose amino-acid sequence MTENDILLTDRESAKLLHMSISTFRHHVTNGSLPKPLKFGFLSRWLQSDLINVIEQAKQQRQSDAA is encoded by the coding sequence ATGACAGAAAATGATATTCTTTTAACAGACCGTGAAAGTGCAAAATTGCTTCATATGAGTATCTCAACATTCCGCCATCATGTAACCAATGGCTCGCTCCCAAAACCTTTAAAATTTGGTTTTTTATCGCGTTGGTTACAATCAGATCTTATCAATGTCATCGAGCAAGCAAAACAGCAACGTCAAAGTGACGCGGCATAA
- a CDS encoding MFS transporter, with product MTKKKSMIFAQIGLFLVLSLSSFADETAQVTFALHLAESTTSISMLLFAGLIGGICAGPIAPHLLHCLQPAHIVTVILLFEALFIATAAVANQFWIYIAISFALGCAGSLFWSAILVAVPDFAKNDHQLDRINRIIQTVRNLGYIVGPLLGGVLYGILNGQKGLFVLSIMVLFATFITLFCFKSLKIHTQMTNTAQQSKKGLDLMSLLRKKNVVYALAPLIITIILTSALNVLSIVRIRTDLNLSAETYGIITSMISLGLVVGPLCFSNFFHHFGNAAGASLAAATIGLAIFCFSLTQLIWLMMLSFFILGSANGVQNALMASFMMKAIQKEHRNNQMPAYIFIIQTSVCLGFIGAGFVHVHHTQSTLFIIGIATMIAGILGFILNSAVQKKEYDNG from the coding sequence GTGACAAAGAAAAAGTCAATGATTTTCGCTCAAATAGGACTTTTTCTTGTTTTGAGCTTAAGTAGCTTTGCTGATGAAACGGCTCAAGTTACATTTGCTTTACACTTAGCAGAAAGTACAACCTCCATTTCTATGTTGCTTTTTGCAGGGCTTATAGGAGGAATTTGTGCAGGCCCCATTGCCCCGCATCTTTTGCATTGCCTCCAGCCAGCACACATAGTTACTGTTATTTTATTGTTTGAAGCACTTTTCATAGCCACAGCTGCAGTCGCCAACCAATTTTGGATTTATATTGCCATTTCTTTCGCACTAGGCTGTGCTGGATCACTCTTTTGGTCTGCTATTCTTGTTGCGGTACCTGATTTTGCAAAAAATGATCACCAATTAGACCGTATCAATCGCATCATCCAAACGGTTCGTAATCTTGGCTATATTGTCGGACCACTGCTAGGGGGTGTATTGTATGGGATATTAAATGGGCAAAAAGGATTGTTTGTGCTGTCAATCATGGTTCTTTTTGCTACCTTTATCACTCTCTTCTGTTTTAAAAGTTTAAAAATTCATACACAAATGACAAACACAGCGCAGCAAAGCAAAAAAGGGCTAGATTTAATGAGTCTCTTGCGTAAAAAAAATGTTGTCTATGCTCTTGCTCCCCTCATCATCACTATTATCCTTACCTCTGCTCTTAACGTCTTATCGATTGTCCGCATTCGTACAGATCTCAACTTAAGCGCTGAAACCTATGGGATAATCACAAGCATGATAAGTCTTGGCCTCGTAGTTGGTCCACTCTGTTTCTCCAACTTTTTCCACCATTTTGGCAATGCTGCTGGAGCATCACTAGCTGCTGCAACCATTGGCTTAGCAATTTTCTGCTTTTCTTTAACGCAGCTCATATGGTTGATGATGTTATCATTTTTTATCCTTGGGAGTGCCAACGGTGTGCAAAACGCTCTGATGGCAAGTTTTATGATGAAAGCCATCCAGAAAGAACACCGAAACAACCAAATGCCTGCCTATATCTTTATCATACAAACATCCGTATGTCTTGGCTTTATAGGAGCTGGTTTTGTCCATGTTCATCATACCCAAAGCACGCTGTTTATCATTGGCATCGCCACAATGATCGCAGGCATATTAGGTTTTATCTTGAACAGTGCCGTACAAAAAAAGGAATATGATAATGGTTAA
- the pyrF gene encoding orotidine-5'-phosphate decarboxylase: MFCSNFFKNREIYGPLCIGFDPSRKVLQSWNLSPDYKGLKDFCDILLTAVVGHVGIIKPQVAFFELYGVEGLQVLKELIKTAHEQGLLVLVDAKRGDIGSTVEAYGQAWLGSSSAFKADAITVNAFLGFDALIPMIKIAEETGTAVFMVVESSNPEGKDIRNARIGDQTLSVHLAQRICDYNSQSLGQNYSVGPIGAVIGATLGSEAKEAIEQLKNSLFLVPGIGAQGGTITQLSHQFPQSLWQNIIPSISRSITDAGPNIVDLKTCINDFAEQAKSALLF; the protein is encoded by the coding sequence ATGTTTTGTTCAAACTTTTTTAAAAATCGTGAAATCTATGGACCGCTTTGTATTGGTTTTGACCCTAGTCGTAAAGTTTTGCAATCATGGAATTTGAGTCCTGATTATAAAGGCTTGAAAGATTTTTGTGATATTCTCCTAACCGCGGTTGTGGGACATGTGGGGATTATAAAGCCGCAAGTCGCATTTTTTGAATTGTATGGTGTGGAAGGCCTGCAAGTTCTCAAAGAACTTATTAAAACAGCTCATGAACAAGGGTTATTGGTTCTCGTTGATGCAAAAAGGGGGGATATTGGTTCTACTGTTGAAGCTTATGGTCAAGCTTGGCTTGGTTCAAGCAGTGCGTTTAAAGCGGATGCTATAACCGTGAATGCTTTTCTTGGCTTTGATGCTCTCATTCCTATGATAAAAATTGCAGAAGAAACAGGAACAGCGGTTTTTATGGTTGTTGAATCCTCTAATCCTGAGGGTAAAGATATTCGCAATGCCCGTATTGGTGATCAGACACTTTCTGTTCATTTGGCACAGCGTATTTGTGACTATAATAGCCAGTCTTTAGGACAAAATTATTCTGTTGGTCCTATTGGTGCGGTTATTGGAGCAACATTGGGAAGTGAAGCAAAAGAGGCAATTGAGCAGTTAAAAAACAGCTTGTTTCTTGTTCCTGGTATTGGTGCTCAAGGGGGAACGATAACACAATTATCCCATCAGTTTCCGCAAAGTTTGTGGCAGAATATTATTCCTTCTATTTCAAGATCGATTACAGATGCTGGCCCCAATATTGTGGATTTAAAAACGTGCATCAATGATTTTGCCGAGCAAGCTAAAAGTGCTCTCCTGTTTTGA
- a CDS encoding integrase, translating to MQKTGLNACPHGFRSSLRNWLAETTDAPYEVAETILSHTVGGKVERAYRRTDYLEQRRVYMDKWAAYVTDQA from the coding sequence ACATGCAAAAAACTGGACTAAACGCCTGCCCCCATGGATTTCGTTCTAGTTTACGCAATTGGCTTGCTGAAACAACCGATGCCCCCTATGAGGTCGCTGAAACCATTCTAAGTCATACGGTCGGGGGTAAAGTAGAGCGTGCCTATCGTCGCACTGACTATCTAGAACAGCGCCGTGTCTATATGGATAAATGGGCGGCATATGTCACCGATCAAGCTTAA